The segment GCAACGGACTTTAATGAAGCAAAATTAGTAGAAGTAGAAGCAGAAATTAAAGCTGCTGGTGGAGAAATCACAGCAATTAAGCAAAATGTTACTTCTGAAGATGAATGGAAAGCAATCGTAGCTAAAACAGTTGAGTTATATGGTAAAGTCGATATTCTTGTAAACAATGCGGGTGTTGCGAGTCCAAATAGTTTCGCGAATATGGAAATGGACGAGTGGAATTCCGTTATGGACATCAACTTAAATGGTTGTGTATTAGGGATGAAATACTGTATTCCAGAAATGAAAAAAGCAGGCGGCGGTTCTGTCATTAATATTTCTTCTATTGGCGGTATTGTAGGGATGGCTGGATCAAGCCCATATACAGCTGCAAAAGGTGCATTACGTGCTTTATCAAAATCAGCGGCAGTTGAATATGGAAAAGATAAAATCCGCGTGAACTCAGTACACCCAGGTATTATTGTAACTCCTATGACAGCGCCTTCGATGGAAGCGGCAATGCCTTATTATGAATTACATACGCAATTACCTTACTTTGGTAACCCAGAAGATGTAGCATATGGCGTTGTATTTTTAGCGAGTGATGAATCTAAATTTATGACAGGTGCAGAGCTTGTCATTGACGGTGGATGGACAGCACTATAACTTGATTCGGCAAATCAAGTTGGGCCCCAGCGGATGTCACAGATTTTCAAGGGAAGTTTTTCGAGCGAACTCGAAAAAATCTGGACGCAATTACGCCTTGGCGTAATTGATTATTATGGAATCATGGAATGAGAGCAATCTTGTTCGATGATTCTTTTTTATCTCTTTGTATGGAATGAACGGATAGAAAGTTAAAAGTGACGGATAGAACAGCGATTCCGATGGATAGCTAAAATTCGTGGCAAGTGAAAGCAATATATAGATAGGTGTGATGTAGTTGAAACTGGATGCTAGACAAGTGAAATCCATAAAAAAAATGCATAAAGCGTATCTTTCATTACTCATAAAATCGAATGAAAACATGTCGATACAAAATATTTGTTTAGAGGCGGATGTAACACGGCCTACCTTTTATAAATTTTATAGGGACCCGATGGAACTTCGCCTACATTTGCATGAAACGTTGTTGAAAGATTTAAAGGCATGCTTGGAAATTAACCATCCAAAAGATATGAAAGATTTTGGTCCAGAAGAATTGCCTGAAAATATGCTGTGGCTATTTGAACATATTTTAGAAAATCAATTAGCTTATGAAGTTTTATTAGTTAATCAACCAGATGGCCTATTTATTAAGGCATTTAAAGAAATTTTACTACAGTATATTGAAGATGGAATTGCTACGACAAAAATCCCGCCGAAAGATATACGGGCGGAAAGTGCATTTATTCTTCATTATGTTGCAGGTGCTTATATTGAGAGTATTACTTGGTGGATTCAAAATAATTGTGAGCACGAGCCATCATATATGGCGTTGAAATTACTCGAGATTTCTTTGCATGGGCCTTATAAAGTAGAGATTGAATGGAAAAAATGAGCGCTCTGAATGAGGGAAAGGTTATTTCATGTCTTTCCCCATTTTAAGAAAATAGGCTCTTACTTCTTCGGGCAATTCTTCAACGTTCAGCACTTCTAATTTGTGTGTCCCCGGAGAAGTCATAAGTACATATGTTTTATCATTATATACAAATAGTGTAAATTGATTGATTTGTTCAGCAATAGTATTTAAGTTATTAATATAATGAAAATCGTCTTCATCCAAGTAATCCTCGTAACCCTCTAACATAAACTGCTTTGCCTCTTCATAATCTTTAGCAAATGAAAAACTTTGATAGAGTTCAAGGGAGTTTTTAGGTTTTATAAAATTAAAATAAAAGATTACGAATGCAATAATTAGTACTTGCATAATTAAAAAAAGCGCCAATCTTTTCGAATCGCCCTTGCTAGAGTTCACTATAATCCCCCCATGTCTCTAATATAATTTTTCCCCTTAAACAAAATAAGCGCGACTATATCTTTTTTGTTCAATCGTTTCAAGTTGGCTTGGCTGAACCTCATTAATTTTGAATGTATATTGTTTCAAACTATGCGCCTCATCATCAGCCCAAAAAACAAGTAATTCTACGTTGTGTTCTGCTCGTATATTTTCTTTTATATAATTTGAAAGATCCGTTAAAAACTCACCTCTCCAGTTGCCTCCGATAAAATAGACATGCTCTTTTTTTGAGTAAAATCTTAAATCAAATGGAGGCGTTTCAGTAGCTGAAATTACTAATTTGTTAAATGCAGATTCATCAGGAGCTTGAATGATTAGTGCATCGTCGTCCATCGTATGCCAAATTTTCTCGGGTGAATTTTCTGTAATAGGATTTAAAAATTTTAATTCTCGAACGGTTATTTCAGTAATTCCCGTTAAATCGACTTCCTTTAACGGTTGGTCTGAAACAAGCATTGTAAATAAAGACATAATAATAAGGCTCCTTTTGATTTATATTCATTCTTTATTGTGGCTGAAATTAAAACGAACAAGTTTAAAAGGTAGAAAGAAACTAAAGATTTAACGTTCCCCTTTATTCTCCTCGAATTTCTGAAATAACGTTAATGTAATGGATAAGATAATAAAAAGTATAGCAAAGTTTAGCAATGAATTGCTTTCGATTATATCAAGTATATACATGGTTATGCCTACAATTATTGCAATAATTAATGATTTGTAATGCAAGTACATTATTTCGCCAACCTATTTGGTGATTCAAAATAGATTGGAATAAATCTACTTGAGACCTCCATTGGAGATTGAAAATTTACAATATTCGTAATTATACTTGAAAAATAAAGTTTATCTAGTAATATATGTTAAACACAAGGATAAATATAATTTTAGTATATTGAATAGGCAATAAGGGCGGGGGAGATTTTCGATGAATCACGGAATAAGGAAAAATACTTTTAAAATGGGGATTATCGCATTATTAGTATCTGCCATTATTACAGCGTTAAGCCAAGTGTATTATGCGAATAAAGTGCAGGGGATTCACCCATTTCTTTTTACGGGAATTAGTTTCTTTGTGACAGCCGTTTACTTTCAAGCTTTTGCATTTAAGCAAAAGGTGAAAGTCCAATGGCAAGAAGCGCGGCGTCCACTGTTGCTTTTAAATATGGCATCGATTATTACATTTATGGGATTTTACTTCGCATTAAAATATATAGAACCTGCTATTGTCAGTTCGCTTGAAATGGGAATTGGTCCACTTTTTATTTTACTTTTAGCCGTCTTTCAAAAAACAGCGGTCCGCCAAAAACAATGGTATATCGCGATAGGAACATTTATAGCATGCGCGGTGCTAATTTCTGCTGTGTTATTTGGTGAATCCGGCGTGAAAATGCAATTATCGATAGAAGTGATATTAGGAATTGTCGCAAGTTTGTTATGTGGAGTAGGTGCTGTATTCTGTTCCATCTATTCTAAACAACTTAATGAACTGGGCTGGACAAGCTCGATGATTTTAGCGAAAAGATATATTGGCATTATTATTATTTCATTTCTTTTTACATATGACCTTATAATCCCTTATTTTAAAGCGAATATTACTTGGATTTTACTCATTACCGTTTTAGGTGTCATGTTGCCAATGTATTTATTACAAAAAGGAATTCAATATACGAATACGTTCATCGTCATGATGTCATTATGCTTTATTCCGGTCTTTACTTTTGCTTTTCAATTATTCGATGCGCGTATTCAATTTTCGGGACTTACTTTTATCGGCGTTAGTTTATTATTTTTATTCGGTGTATTAAGTATTTTGGGGGAAAATAAGGAGATAGGGTAAAGTATAGCGCGCATTATAAATATCAATTATGAAAAGAGGAATAACTATGAAAATTGAACGAGTTGATTTAACGAATGTAGAAGAAATAGCTAGATTATTCGATTCTTATAGAACGTTCTATAACCAAACGAGTGATCTAATCGGTGCAACTAACTTTTTGAAAGAGCGAATTCGCAATAAAGAATCGATTATTTTTGCAGCAAAGAAAGCAGGGGAATTTGTAGGATTCACTCAAATTTATCCGACATTTTCCTCTGTCGCGATGAAACCGGCTTTTATTTTAAATGATTTATATGTTGCAGATCATTGCCGAAGAAGTGGTGTCGCGGAAAAGTTGATGGAAGAAGCTTTCGAATATGCAAAAAAGAATAAGGGTCGATTTATCACTTTAGAAACGGGATCTTCTAATACGAAAGCACAAGCACTCTATGAAAAAATGGGAATGGAAATTGAGGATGATGTGAAGCACTACACATATTATTGGTGAATTAAGTTAGCAGCCATATTTCGAGATGATTTATTGTATACTAAATAGGTAAGTAACTTTTCATGTAAAGGGGCAGGTTTAAATGATTATCGTTACAACTGAAAACATTGCGAATCATGAAATTAAAGAAGTGATCGGTCCGGTATTTGGTTTAACTGTAAGAGCTAGAGGAATTGGTAAAGATATTATGGCTTCATTTAAGGGGCTTGTAGGTGGGGAAATTAACCAGTATACAGAAATGCTTGAAGATGCCAGAAAGCAAGCGATGGATCGAATGGTGAAAAATGCTTCGGCAATGGGTGCCAATGCAATTATTATGATGCGTTTCGACTCAGGTGAAATTGGTCAAAATATGAGCGAAATCGTATCTTATGGAACAGCTGTTATTGTGGAAAAGAAATAGCAATGGGATGGATTTTAGGATTTTACGGCATCCAATTGTTAATTCTTATTGTATTAATAATCGGGTCATGGCTGTTTTGGGATCGCCGTTTCAAAACAAAACATGGCAAGCAAGTTCCAAAAGGTTTCGAACGTACAAATGAAATATCAATTGACCCGAGTACAAATAAGCGATTAATCGTTTACTTCAACAAAGAAACGGGCGAGCGGTTTTATAAAGAGGATAATAATAATTAACTTGAAAAGGTCCCTGCTCCAAACAGGTGCCTTTTCTTTTTTATTTAGCTTTGTTAAAGATGAAGGTTGATATTTAATGAATCATACTCTTTTATGTTTGTATTTTTAGGTGAGTTAAGCGATATTGTATAATGTTACCAAAGGACGCTTTGGGGGCTTACTTTTATGGAATGCTTACGGAAGAAACTTTTGTGTTGATGTAAATACTCATGAATATTTTTTTGTCGGTCTACTTATTCTTTATATTCCCACTTGTTCATCAATAAAATCAATCGTCTGTTGCAAACTTTCCTTTGCTTCCTCTAATTCATAATTAAATTGATATTCATGTACAATTTCCTTTTCTGCCTCATTAAAAAATAATGATTGGACAGGAATGTTGAGCGATTTCAGCTTTTCTTCAAATGCCATTCCTTGTTCTTGGAATGAAAACGCATTGCCGTCCGTTATGTACGTCGGTGGAAAATCTTCTGTGATATATTCTTTTACAGAAGCCTGTTTAATTTCCATACTCTCTTTCCAATCTCTTGTGCCAATGAGCGCACGGGCTACGGTGTTTACGAAGAATTTCATAAACCGATCATCTGATTTTACAGTCGTCATTTGTTGAATATCGATGGGACCACTGTAAGAGATAAACCCATGGATTGAATTTTCTCCTATTGTTTGTTTCATATCTAGCTCACGTGCATAAGCCGTATTCGTTTGAATCGCAACGTATTGTGCAGCAATTTGGGCTCCTGCTGAGTCGCCACCAAAAAGGATTGTTGAAAGATCTATCATTGGATACGTGTCTTTATGCGCTCGTAAAAATTGAACGAGTTCTTCTACTTGCTTTACTTGCCCTGGATATTGTAATTGTGGGGCTTTTTCATAGTTCATGGCAACGATTGCAATTTCATTATCCGCAGCAATATAGGTCGCAAACTCTGCAATCCCTTCTTTATTGCCAGAAACATAGCCACCCCCATGTACCCAAATTAAAACGGGTAACGGCCCTTCTTGATTTTTTGGATAATATAAATCAAAAATGTTGTCGTTGAAAGTGGAATCATAAGGGACATCTTTTAACACTTCAACTTTAGATGCGGCATCTTGATAACGGGCTTCATCTAAAATAACGACTGGTTGATCGAACATTTTACTAATGATATAAACGCCAGGTTTCACGGACACTTTAAAGGCAATAAAAATTGCGAGTGCAAGACCTACAATAATTCCGACGATCCATAATAATACGATTCGTAACTTTTTCATATTTTGACTCCTTTTAAAAAACAAACTTTAGATTTGTTCTGATTATACGATTCTATCATCTTCATTAAACTGGTTGGCGATATAATTTCTAATTGTATCTTCGTCTACTATGGCACAAAAGTAACCTCTTACCCACTCATTTGGACAAATTAGTCTAGAGGGGAAATTCCAAGAATTCTCTAGTCAAAAAAATAAGCTAGAATTTGAATTTATGATAGACTAGAGTCATTTGCCTGCAACATTATTGGATATGAGATCATACATTGAACTAAAATCTAAAGAGTAATATGTTATTCACTACCATTCAAAAAAACGTTCCCAAATACAAGTTTTGGGCAAAATAAAACACTTAAAAAATTGTTATATCAATGCGCACTGACCTAAAAAAATGAGACAAATAAAAAACACCTTACGTTTAAATCAGGTATTTAATACCAATAAATTAACGTGGAGGTGTTTTTTCTATGGGAAGAAGAGTAAGTTATCCAGCTGAAGTTAAAATTAAAGCAATTGAAATGAGATTAGCAGGTATTCCAGTTAAGGAAATACTAGAGGAATTAAAAATTAAGAATAAATCACAATTAATGATTTGGATGCGATGGTATAAAGCAGGAGAAACTCAGCGATTGCATCAACCGGTAGGAAAGCAATATTCCTACGGAAAAGGGCCAGAATATGACTCTGAGGAAGCTCGTTTACAAGCTGAAAATCTTTATCTTAAACAACAAATCGAAGTTTTAAAAAAGTATGTAGAATTGGAGAGGAAGTGGTTGGGCTAGTATTCGTAGATTTAGTGGAAAGATTGAAAGGATTTATGTCAATTCAATCGATTTGTGTGCATATGGGTGTAGCACGTGCGTCCTATTATCGTTGGCGAAAGAATACCGGGAATACTTCTAAAAAAGCCGAGCGAGATCAGGCGATTGGTGAAGCTTGTGCAACCCATAAATATCGTTATGGTTATCGGAAAATAGCAGCCTTATTCTCTGGAATCAGTGAAAAGACTATCCAAAAAGTGATGCAGAAATATAATTGGTCATGTCGGGTAAAAGTGAAAAAGCGTAAACGGACTGGTCAACCATCTAAAGTAGCTGATAACACGTTAAACCGTGACTTTAACGCAACAGCTCCTTTACAAAAGCTCGTAACCGATATTACTTACTTGCCTTTTGGACAGTCGATGTTATATCTTTCAAGCATTATGGATTTGTATAATGGGGAAATCATCGCGTATACAATTGGTTCAACACAAGATACAGAGTTTGTCTTAGAAACGCTTGACCAGCTTAAACAATTGCCAAAAGGCGTCATCTTGCATAGTGATCAAGGTTCTGTATATACGTCTTACGATTATCAAAAAGAAGTGAAAGAAAAAGGAATTACCATGAGTATGTCTCGTAAAGGCACACCAGCGGATAATTCCCCAATCGAAACGTTTCACTCCTCGCTAAAGTCAGAAACGTTTTATCTTGACGACATACACAGCACGACTAATGCATGTGTAATTCGTATCGTCGAAGAATATATAAATTATTATAATAATACCCGTATCCAAACGAAACTAAACAACCTGTCACCGGTAAAATACCGACAACAGGTTGCTTAAAATAGGTGTTTTATTACTGTCTCAAAAACGACAGGCAGTGCCATGTTCTAAGTGTTTTTTCTTTACTGCAATCATATACAGTTTTTATGCGAAATCGGTTGAAGCTCTATATAACAAGGTTTTATCGATGCTCAAAAGAAACTGAACTAGCGTACATTTTGAATGAAATCTTGCATACTCAGCTGACTTCTTAACGTTGTAAATCAACCTTTAACATAGCCTTTTATATTACAAAAATATTTTTTACATAGATGTCACAAATCTCCACCAATTTCAGTTATATATGTCAGAGAGGAGGGGAACGTTTTGACTACAT is part of the Solibacillus sp. FSL K6-1523 genome and harbors:
- a CDS encoding IS3 family transposase (programmed frameshift) codes for the protein MGRRVSYPAEVKIKAIEMRLAGIPVKEILEELKIKNKSQLMIWMRWYKAGETQRLHQPVGKQYSYGKGPEYDSEEARLQAENLYLKQQIEVLKKYGRIGEEVVGLVFVDLVERLKGFMSIQSICVHMGVARASYYRWRKNTGNTSKKAERDQAIGEACATHKYRYGYRKIAALFSGISEKTIQKVMQKYNWSCRVKVKKRKRTGQPSKVADNTLNRDFNATAPLQKLVTDITYLPFGQSMLYLSSIMDLYNGEIIAYTIGSTQDTEFVLETLDQLKQLPKGVILHSDQGSVYTSYDYQKEVKEKGITMSMSRKGTPADNSPIETFHSSLKSETFYLDDIHSTTNACVIRIVEEYINYYNNTRIQTKLNNLSPVKYRQQVA
- a CDS encoding GNAT family N-acetyltransferase, which translates into the protein MKIERVDLTNVEEIARLFDSYRTFYNQTSDLIGATNFLKERIRNKESIIFAAKKAGEFVGFTQIYPTFSSVAMKPAFILNDLYVADHCRRSGVAEKLMEEAFEYAKKNKGRFITLETGSSNTKAQALYEKMGMEIEDDVKHYTYYW
- a CDS encoding SDR family NAD(P)-dependent oxidoreductase, which codes for MRLQGKVAIITGAANGMGAEEARLFAKEGAKVVATDFNEAKLVEVEAEIKAAGGEITAIKQNVTSEDEWKAIVAKTVELYGKVDILVNNAGVASPNSFANMEMDEWNSVMDINLNGCVLGMKYCIPEMKKAGGGSVINISSIGGIVGMAGSSPYTAAKGALRALSKSAAVEYGKDKIRVNSVHPGIIVTPMTAPSMEAAMPYYELHTQLPYFGNPEDVAYGVVFLASDESKFMTGAELVIDGGWTAL
- a CDS encoding YbjQ family protein, with amino-acid sequence MIIVTTENIANHEIKEVIGPVFGLTVRARGIGKDIMASFKGLVGGEINQYTEMLEDARKQAMDRMVKNASAMGANAIIMMRFDSGEIGQNMSEIVSYGTAVIVEKK
- a CDS encoding alpha/beta hydrolase translates to MKKLRIVLLWIVGIIVGLALAIFIAFKVSVKPGVYIISKMFDQPVVILDEARYQDAASKVEVLKDVPYDSTFNDNIFDLYYPKNQEGPLPVLIWVHGGGYVSGNKEGIAEFATYIAADNEIAIVAMNYEKAPQLQYPGQVKQVEELVQFLRAHKDTYPMIDLSTILFGGDSAGAQIAAQYVAIQTNTAYARELDMKQTIGENSIHGFISYSGPIDIQQMTTVKSDDRFMKFFVNTVARALIGTRDWKESMEIKQASVKEYITEDFPPTYITDGNAFSFQEQGMAFEEKLKSLNIPVQSLFFNEAEKEIVHEYQFNYELEEAKESLQQTIDFIDEQVGI
- a CDS encoding TetR-like C-terminal domain-containing protein yields the protein MKSIKKMHKAYLSLLIKSNENMSIQNICLEADVTRPTFYKFYRDPMELRLHLHETLLKDLKACLEINHPKDMKDFGPEELPENMLWLFEHILENQLAYEVLLVNQPDGLFIKAFKEILLQYIEDGIATTKIPPKDIRAESAFILHYVAGAYIESITWWIQNNCEHEPSYMALKLLEISLHGPYKVEIEWKK
- a CDS encoding DMT family transporter; the protein is MNHGIRKNTFKMGIIALLVSAIITALSQVYYANKVQGIHPFLFTGISFFVTAVYFQAFAFKQKVKVQWQEARRPLLLLNMASIITFMGFYFALKYIEPAIVSSLEMGIGPLFILLLAVFQKTAVRQKQWYIAIGTFIACAVLISAVLFGESGVKMQLSIEVILGIVASLLCGVGAVFCSIYSKQLNELGWTSSMILAKRYIGIIIISFLFTYDLIIPYFKANITWILLITVLGVMLPMYLLQKGIQYTNTFIVMMSLCFIPVFTFAFQLFDARIQFSGLTFIGVSLLFLFGVLSILGENKEIG